A genomic segment from Biomphalaria glabrata chromosome 16, xgBioGlab47.1, whole genome shotgun sequence encodes:
- the LOC106073643 gene encoding uncharacterized protein LOC106073643, which produces MESIDKSFKDNALNVDSYKDTTPQNQAPDIVLSAGDTLPSDPMTDKKDEDKDTSLPELSKNETMDQNTNSPSSSQLQIASSSKDDNKTEEEYEEDDTENYFDDLFPEVKLPSAPVQEIPTFRKSDASSSFYMYMLAAFSPENIERHLLAGFDINEADRFGATAIMYAKLYDDQKAEETLLNKGAQKTQERIVIDDQFMFLQIYNAATNPMESFLLEKVLQVLGCSLELRNEAGETVLLAAVRDSNKNAILNLLDAGALIDDQVIQEAKTNEWILETLQRKKKPRLTAAPTFEKLISGSSVVPACYASSAPLDSCAEPNKELHTNKVCPSNVGNDQTECNEQKPKANSVSTIGQSTVQSIENTSQESLTERINYEHDSVDINENGREFVLRDVHNTELDNRLEEGSESLKSIDCETESTAELSITTRQDDTELEACPLSKSVTDNNYNLDHIAEESHSRIEIMQTTNGIELTTRQSDSQEREKCALAQNECENKETDHKVMQATPTEAESGFFSMQT; this is translated from the exons ATGGAGTCAATTGACAAAAGCTTTAAAGACAATGCATTAAACGTTGATTCCTATAAAGACACGACACCTCAAAATCAAGCTCCAGATATTGTACTCAGCGCAGGGGACACATTACCTTCTGACCCAATGACTGACAAAAAAGACGAGGATAAAGATACCTCGCTCCCAGAACTCAGCAAGAATGAGACTATGGATCAAAACACTAACAGTCCATCTTCTTCCCAGCTGCAGATCGCATCATCTAGTAAAGACGACAATAAGACAGAAGAGGAGTATGAGGAAGACgatactgaaaattactttgatGATTTGTTCCCGGAAGTGAAATTGCCATCTGCACCAGTTCAAGAAATTCCCACATTCCGAAAAAGTGACGCTTCATCCTCTTTTTATATGTACATGCTGGCTGCCTTTAGTCCTGAAAACATAGAGCGACATCTGTTGGCTGGGTTTGACATTAACGAAGCTGATAGATTTGGTGCAACTGCAATAATGTACGCAAAGCTTTACGATGACCAAAAGGCCGAAGAAACACTCTTAAATAAAGGAGCACA GAAAACACAAGAAAGAATCGTCATTGATGACCAATTCATGTTCCttcaaatttataatgcagCGACTAACCCCATGGAATCATTTCTATTGGAGAAAGTTCTTCAGGTTCTTGGTTGTTCTTTGGAATTGCGCAACGAAGCAGGGGAAACAGTTCTGCTTGCCGCAGTGAGAGATTCAAACAAGAACGCCATTCTAAATTTATTGGATGCTGGAGCCCTTATAGATGACCAGGTTATACAGGAAGCAAAAACTAACGAATGGATTCTAGAAACacttcaaaggaaaaaaaagccaCGGTTAACTGCAGCTCCGACATTTGAGAAATTGATTTCGGGGTCTTCTGTTGTTCCTGCTTGTTATGCATCATCTGCACCATTAGATTCTTGTGCTGAACCCAACAAAGAGTTACATACGAACAAAGTTTGCCCAAGCAATGTTGGTAATGATCAAACAGAATGTAACGAGCAGAAACCCAAAGCAAACAGTGTCTCTACTATAGGCCAAAGTACAGTCCAGAGCATTGAAAATACATCACAGGAGAGTTTAACAGAAAGAATCAACTATGAACATGATAGTGTGGATATAAATGAAAATGGCCGTGAGTTTGTACTGAGAGACGTGCATAATACAGAGCTTGATAACAGATTAGAAGAAGGATCAGAGTCTTTGAAATCTATTGATTGTGAAACGGAATCAACAGCAGAACTGAGTATAACAACAAGACAAGACGACACTGAATTAGAAGCGTGTCCTTTGTCCAAATCTGTTACTGATAACAACTATAATTTAGATCATATCGCTGAAGAAAGTCATAGTAGAATAGAGATCATGCAAACAACCAATGGGATTGAATTGACAACTCGGCAAAGTGATTCTCAAGAACGTGAAAAGTGTGCACTGGCACAAAATGAATGTGAAAACAAGGAGACAGATCACAAAGTGATGCAAGCCACTCCAACAGAAGCGGAATCAGGATTTTTCTCAATGCAAACATAA